One segment of Nocardioides sp. QY071 DNA contains the following:
- a CDS encoding carboxyl transferase domain-containing protein yields the protein MPTVSRIAIVNRGEAAMRLIHAVRDLNARHTSGSEQIRTIALHTDVDAGSAFVREADEAYLLGAAADRPYLDLAVLERALTETGADAAWVGWGFVAEDPAFAELCARLGVTFIGPSADAMRRLGDKIGSKLIAEEVGVPVAPWSRGGVDSLEAALASAEEVGYPLMLKATAGGGGRGIRKVTSAEELTDAYQRTRDEAERAFGSGVVFLEKLVTDARHVEVQVIADGQGTAWAIGVRDCSVQRRNQKVIEESASPLLEDAQTADLKASAERLANAVGYAGAGTVEFLYHPGTRSFAFLEVNTRLQVEHPITEEVTGTDLVALQIQVARDIPLAGERPAERGHAVEARLNAEDPDRDFAPAPGRITRLELPAGPGIRVDTGVGEGDVIPADFDSMIAKVIAWGTDREQALARLRRAMGETTVVIEGGATNKSFILDLLDQPEVTTGTPAWADTGWIDRVRGDQSGGRLQSARHSGVALVAAAIEAYDEEERAEIARFLQSAQGGRPQVQHDPSRTIELKLRGATYALTVRQTGRARYDVTVAGGGEERTVTAVLDRIDDVHGRLTVDGHRYRLVSATHGTVHLVEVDDVMHRVSRDEGGMVRSPAPALVVATPVAVGDEVAAGQPVLVLESMKMETVLPAPFAGRIKELLVRVGGQVETGAPLVRLDPTGDGDEAAVDGGTRSVDLDLPTSHRAGVAADCLGALAGQLLGYDIAPDQRGALLAGHLATREPGALRAEMDLLSLFADFAELSRNRPAGDEGHTELRVHSSREHFHTYLRSLDPDRGALPDHFRDKLLGVLAHYGITDLERTPELEQAVFRIFLAQQHPSDVDIAVGVLQRWLSTPPPPPAEEQAEARALLERLVRATQLRFAVVGDLARSVRFAWFDQPLVDDERRAVLEGVAAEVAALTDAAAPDRDARIAALTAIPEQLVGFLRDRLVDGLPEREPLLEVLIRRHYLEYDLHDLTVSAPGEYAGRPVVHAEYATDDKGATRVVSTIGDVAELADPTSALGTAITDALVADHDDVVEIYLRWPDAPADPDRASAEVAKMLAGHDFAARARRVSVAVCPAAPQPVDYFTFRPEGFEARSARTSTTELVEDTLIRGMHPMVGRRLNLWRLREFDVTRLAAPDDVLLYECVARTNPADRRLVAAAQVRQLAVVRDDEGRVIALPHAERAVENCLEAIRRVRTARGREGTKLDVNHVWVTVWPVVEADLDQLTALQGKITPLSEGAGIEEVLAEGRVASPDGGAPTPLAIRFHAKPGAGVVADIVAPPTEPLAPLDEYAGKVLRARRRGLVYPYELQPVLAGGGTVVEHDLDDSGVLVPVDRAPGQNKAGIIVAVVSTPTPLHPEGVTRVVLCGDPLMSLGAVSEPECSRIIAAIDLAERLGVPVEWFAVSAGARISMESGTENMDWVAAALRRIVQFTQAGGEINIVVAGINVGAQPYWNAEATMLMHTKGILVMTPDSAMVLTGKQSLDFSGGVSAEDNHGIGGYDRVMGPNGQAQYWVPDLAGAFGVLMAHYDHTYVAPGEAGPRRAESSDPVERDVTTYPHPGTDFATVGEIFSATHNPDRKKPFDIRTVMRALADADHEMLERWAGMADADTAVVVDTRIGGYPVSLVGIESKPVPRAGFPPTDGPDTYTAGTLFPRSSKKVARAINAASGNRPLVVLANLSGFDGSPESMRSLQLEYGAEIGRAIVNFEGPIVFCVISRYHGGAFVVFSKQLNPAMTVLAIEGSYASVLGGAPAAAVVFAAEVAKRAAADPKVAELQERIDHAEDGQRGALVVELAELRAQLRADKIAEVAAEFDGVHDIHRAVEVGSVDEVIAAGDLRPKVVAAIEQGWRA from the coding sequence GTGCCAACGGTCTCGCGAATCGCCATCGTCAACCGCGGTGAAGCCGCCATGCGTCTCATCCACGCCGTGCGGGACCTCAACGCCCGGCACACGTCCGGGAGCGAGCAGATCCGGACCATAGCGCTGCACACCGACGTGGACGCCGGCTCGGCCTTCGTGCGGGAGGCCGACGAGGCGTACCTGCTGGGCGCGGCCGCCGACCGGCCCTACCTCGACCTCGCCGTCCTCGAGCGGGCGCTCACCGAGACCGGCGCGGACGCGGCCTGGGTCGGGTGGGGCTTCGTTGCCGAGGACCCGGCGTTCGCCGAGCTCTGCGCCCGGCTCGGCGTCACGTTCATCGGACCCAGCGCCGACGCGATGCGCCGGCTCGGCGACAAGATCGGCTCGAAGCTGATCGCCGAGGAGGTCGGCGTACCGGTGGCGCCGTGGAGCCGCGGTGGCGTGGACAGCCTCGAGGCGGCCCTGGCCAGTGCCGAGGAGGTCGGCTACCCGCTGATGCTCAAGGCCACCGCCGGCGGCGGCGGGCGCGGCATCCGCAAGGTCACCTCGGCCGAGGAGCTGACCGACGCCTACCAGCGCACCCGCGACGAGGCCGAGCGTGCGTTCGGCAGCGGCGTCGTCTTCCTCGAGAAGCTGGTCACCGACGCCAGGCACGTCGAGGTCCAGGTGATCGCCGACGGCCAGGGCACCGCGTGGGCGATCGGCGTGCGCGACTGCTCGGTGCAGCGCCGCAACCAGAAGGTCATCGAGGAGTCGGCCTCGCCGCTGCTCGAGGACGCCCAGACCGCCGACCTCAAGGCCTCGGCCGAGCGCCTCGCCAACGCGGTCGGGTACGCCGGCGCCGGCACCGTCGAGTTCCTCTACCACCCGGGCACCCGGTCCTTCGCCTTCCTCGAGGTCAACACCCGCCTCCAGGTCGAGCACCCGATCACCGAGGAGGTGACCGGCACCGACCTCGTCGCGCTGCAGATCCAGGTCGCCCGCGACATCCCGCTGGCCGGGGAGCGCCCCGCCGAGAGGGGCCACGCCGTCGAGGCCCGGCTCAACGCCGAGGACCCCGACCGCGACTTCGCCCCGGCGCCCGGCCGGATCACCCGCCTCGAGCTGCCCGCCGGCCCCGGCATCCGGGTCGACACCGGTGTCGGCGAGGGCGACGTGATCCCCGCCGACTTCGACTCGATGATCGCCAAGGTCATCGCCTGGGGCACCGACCGCGAGCAGGCGCTGGCCCGGCTGCGTCGGGCGATGGGGGAGACCACCGTCGTCATCGAGGGCGGCGCCACCAACAAGAGCTTCATCCTCGACCTCCTCGACCAGCCCGAGGTCACCACCGGCACGCCCGCCTGGGCCGACACCGGCTGGATCGACCGGGTCCGCGGCGATCAGTCAGGCGGCCGGCTGCAGTCGGCGCGCCACTCCGGCGTCGCGCTCGTCGCCGCCGCCATCGAGGCCTACGACGAGGAGGAGCGCGCCGAGATCGCCCGCTTCCTCCAGTCCGCGCAGGGCGGTCGCCCGCAGGTCCAGCACGACCCGTCCCGCACCATCGAGCTCAAGCTGCGCGGTGCGACGTACGCCCTGACGGTGCGGCAGACGGGCCGTGCCCGGTACGACGTCACGGTGGCCGGCGGCGGCGAGGAGCGCACCGTCACCGCGGTCCTCGACCGCATCGACGACGTCCACGGCCGTCTCACCGTCGACGGCCACCGCTACCGGCTGGTGAGTGCCACCCACGGCACGGTCCACCTGGTCGAGGTCGACGACGTCATGCACCGGGTCAGCCGCGACGAGGGCGGCATGGTCCGCTCGCCCGCCCCGGCGCTGGTCGTCGCGACCCCGGTCGCCGTGGGCGACGAGGTCGCCGCCGGGCAGCCGGTGCTGGTGCTCGAGTCGATGAAGATGGAGACCGTGCTCCCCGCGCCCTTCGCCGGGCGGATCAAGGAGCTGCTGGTCCGCGTCGGCGGCCAGGTCGAGACCGGGGCGCCGCTGGTGCGCCTGGACCCGACCGGTGACGGTGACGAGGCAGCCGTCGACGGCGGCACGAGGAGCGTCGACCTCGACCTGCCGACCTCGCACCGCGCCGGCGTCGCCGCCGACTGCCTCGGCGCGCTCGCGGGCCAGCTGCTCGGCTACGACATCGCGCCCGACCAGCGCGGTGCCCTGCTCGCCGGCCACCTCGCGACCCGCGAGCCCGGCGCCCTGCGCGCCGAGATGGACCTGCTCTCCCTGTTCGCCGACTTCGCCGAGCTCAGCCGCAACCGGCCGGCCGGCGACGAGGGGCACACCGAGCTTCGGGTGCACAGCTCGCGCGAGCACTTCCACACCTACCTGCGCAGCCTCGACCCCGACCGCGGCGCGCTCCCGGACCACTTCCGCGACAAGCTGCTGGGAGTCCTCGCGCACTACGGCATCACCGACCTCGAGCGCACACCCGAGCTCGAGCAGGCGGTGTTCCGCATCTTCCTGGCCCAGCAGCACCCCTCCGACGTCGACATCGCCGTCGGCGTCCTGCAGCGCTGGCTGAGCACCCCGCCGCCGCCCCCCGCCGAGGAGCAGGCCGAGGCCCGCGCGCTGCTCGAGCGCCTGGTGCGCGCCACCCAGCTCCGCTTCGCCGTCGTCGGCGACCTGGCCCGCTCGGTCCGGTTCGCCTGGTTCGACCAGCCGCTGGTGGACGACGAGCGCCGCGCGGTCCTCGAGGGCGTCGCCGCCGAGGTCGCCGCCCTCACCGACGCCGCGGCACCCGACCGCGACGCCCGGATCGCCGCCCTCACCGCGATCCCCGAGCAGCTCGTCGGCTTCCTCCGCGACCGGCTGGTCGACGGCCTGCCCGAGCGCGAGCCGCTGCTGGAGGTGCTGATCCGGCGCCACTACCTCGAGTACGACCTGCACGACCTGACCGTCTCCGCGCCCGGGGAGTACGCCGGCCGCCCGGTCGTGCACGCCGAGTACGCCACCGACGACAAGGGCGCGACCCGGGTCGTCTCCACGATCGGCGACGTGGCCGAGCTGGCCGATCCCACCAGCGCGCTCGGCACCGCGATCACCGACGCGCTGGTCGCCGACCACGACGACGTCGTCGAGATCTACCTGCGCTGGCCCGACGCGCCCGCCGACCCCGACCGCGCCTCGGCCGAGGTCGCCAAGATGCTCGCCGGCCACGACTTCGCCGCCCGCGCCCGCCGCGTCTCGGTCGCGGTCTGCCCGGCCGCGCCGCAGCCGGTGGACTACTTCACCTTCCGACCGGAGGGTTTCGAGGCTCGCTCCGCTCGCACCTCAACCACCGAGCTGGTCGAGGACACCCTGATCCGCGGCATGCACCCGATGGTCGGGCGCCGGCTCAACCTGTGGCGGCTGCGCGAGTTCGACGTGACCCGGCTCGCCGCACCCGACGACGTGCTGCTCTACGAGTGCGTCGCCCGCACCAACCCGGCCGACCGGCGCCTGGTCGCCGCGGCGCAGGTGCGCCAGCTGGCCGTCGTACGCGACGACGAGGGGCGGGTGATCGCGCTCCCGCACGCCGAGCGCGCGGTCGAGAACTGCCTCGAGGCGATCCGCCGGGTCCGTACGGCGCGAGGCCGCGAGGGCACCAAGCTCGACGTCAACCACGTGTGGGTGACCGTGTGGCCGGTCGTCGAGGCCGACCTCGACCAGCTGACCGCGCTGCAGGGCAAGATCACGCCCCTCAGCGAGGGCGCCGGGATCGAGGAGGTGCTCGCCGAGGGCCGCGTCGCGAGCCCCGACGGCGGTGCCCCCACCCCGCTGGCGATCCGCTTCCACGCCAAGCCCGGCGCCGGTGTCGTGGCCGACATCGTCGCGCCGCCGACCGAGCCGCTGGCCCCGCTCGACGAGTACGCCGGCAAGGTGCTGCGTGCCCGCCGTCGTGGCCTGGTCTACCCCTACGAGCTGCAGCCGGTCCTCGCCGGTGGCGGCACCGTGGTCGAGCACGACCTCGACGATTCCGGTGTCCTGGTGCCCGTCGACCGGGCGCCCGGCCAGAACAAGGCCGGCATCATCGTGGCCGTCGTCTCGACCCCGACGCCGCTGCACCCCGAGGGGGTCACCCGCGTCGTGCTCTGCGGCGACCCGCTGATGTCCCTCGGCGCGGTCTCCGAGCCGGAGTGCTCGCGGATCATCGCGGCCATCGACCTCGCCGAGCGGCTCGGCGTACCGGTCGAGTGGTTCGCCGTCTCCGCCGGTGCCCGGATCTCGATGGAGAGCGGCACCGAGAACATGGACTGGGTCGCCGCCGCGCTGCGCCGGATCGTCCAGTTCACCCAGGCCGGCGGTGAGATCAACATCGTGGTCGCGGGCATCAACGTCGGCGCCCAGCCGTACTGGAACGCCGAGGCCACGATGCTGATGCACACCAAGGGCATCCTCGTGATGACCCCGGACAGCGCGATGGTCCTGACCGGCAAGCAGTCCCTCGACTTCTCCGGTGGCGTCTCGGCCGAGGACAACCACGGCATCGGCGGCTACGACCGGGTGATGGGCCCCAACGGCCAGGCGCAGTACTGGGTGCCCGACCTGGCCGGCGCGTTCGGAGTGCTGATGGCGCACTACGACCACACGTACGTCGCCCCCGGCGAGGCCGGGCCGCGTCGTGCCGAGTCGAGTGACCCGGTCGAGCGCGACGTGACGACGTACCCCCACCCCGGGACGGACTTCGCCACCGTCGGCGAGATCTTCTCCGCGACCCACAACCCGGACCGCAAGAAGCCCTTCGACATCCGCACCGTCATGCGGGCGCTGGCCGACGCCGACCACGAGATGCTCGAGCGCTGGGCCGGCATGGCCGACGCCGACACCGCCGTCGTGGTCGACACCCGGATCGGCGGCTACCCGGTCAGCCTGGTCGGCATCGAGTCCAAGCCGGTCCCGCGCGCGGGCTTCCCTCCCACCGACGGCCCCGACACCTACACCGCGGGCACGCTGTTCCCGCGGTCCTCGAAGAAGGTCGCCCGCGCGATCAACGCGGCCTCCGGCAACCGGCCGCTCGTCGTGCTCGCCAACCTGTCGGGCTTCGACGGCTCGCCGGAGTCGATGCGCAGCCTGCAGCTGGAGTACGGCGCCGAGATCGGCCGCGCGATCGTCAACTTCGAGGGTCCGATCGTGTTCTGCGTGATCTCGCGCTACCACGGCGGCGCGTTCGTGGTCTTCTCCAAGCAGCTGAACCCGGCGATGACCGTGCTCGCGATCGAGGGCTCCTACGCCTCGGTCCTCGGTGGTGCCCCGGCCGCGGCCGTGGTGTTCGCCGCCGAGGTCGCCAAGCGGGCCGCGGCCGACCCGAAGGTCGCCGAGCTCCAGGAGCGGATCGACCACGCCGAGGACGGTCAGCGCGGTGCCCTCGTCGTCGAGCTCGCCGAGCTCCGGGCGCAGCTGCGGGCCGACAAGATCGCCGAGGTCGCCGCCGAGTTCGACGGCGTCCACGACATCCACCGTGCGGTGGAGGTCGGCTCGGTCGACGAGGTGATCGCGGCCGGCGACCTGCGGCCGAAGGTGGTCGCGGCGATCGAGCAGGGCTGGCGGGCCTG
- a CDS encoding class I SAM-dependent methyltransferase yields the protein MGFYDDHVVPRIVNLACGTKDMRPHRDRACAGLHGEVVEIGFGSGLNVPHYPDAVTRVTAVEPADLGWRLAERRVAGSRVPIERSGLDGQSLPFADDSFDTALSTWTMCTIPDVAQALREVRRVLRPGGTLHFVEHGLAPDEKVQRWQHRLDPIEKRLAGGCTFSRPIATLVADAGFTMTELDEFYASGGPRFATAFYLGVAAA from the coding sequence ATGGGCTTCTACGACGACCACGTGGTGCCGCGGATCGTGAACCTCGCGTGCGGCACGAAAGACATGCGACCGCACCGTGATCGCGCCTGCGCCGGGCTGCACGGTGAGGTGGTCGAGATCGGCTTCGGGTCCGGCCTCAACGTCCCGCACTACCCGGACGCGGTGACCCGCGTCACGGCGGTCGAGCCCGCCGACCTGGGCTGGCGCCTCGCCGAGCGACGGGTCGCCGGCTCGCGGGTGCCGATCGAGCGCTCGGGGCTGGACGGGCAGTCGCTGCCGTTCGCCGACGACTCCTTCGACACGGCACTGAGCACCTGGACCATGTGCACGATCCCGGACGTCGCGCAGGCGCTGCGCGAGGTGCGCCGGGTGCTGCGTCCCGGCGGCACCCTGCACTTCGTCGAGCACGGCTTGGCACCCGACGAGAAGGTGCAGCGCTGGCAGCACCGCCTCGACCCGATCGAGAAGCGGCTCGCCGGGGGCTGCACCTTCAGCCGGCCGATCGCCACGCTCGTCGCGGACGCGGGGTTCACGATGACCGAGCTCGACGAGTTCTACGCCTCCGGCGGACCGCGGTTCGCGACCGCCTTCTACCTCGGTGTCGCCGCTGCCTGA
- a CDS encoding response regulator transcription factor yields MTPGARPTRLTIVEDHVLFAESVATNLAAEGYLVKRINLADSRATLASVLASVLRSVPRVVLLDLDLGRIGDGIRLVSPLAGSGVSVVVLTDGLSRGTWGECLRRGAKAVVPTTGCLEDVLAAVGRIRDGLPAMPAAERAELVQAALHDREECRALRARLARLTPRETEILGALMDGAQVRDIARRCVVSEATVRTQVKSILAKLEVRSQVAAVGAASRVGWHPPGADWNRAS; encoded by the coding sequence ATGACACCGGGCGCGCGGCCGACCCGGTTGACGATCGTCGAGGACCACGTGCTCTTCGCCGAGTCGGTCGCCACGAACCTGGCCGCCGAGGGCTACCTGGTCAAGCGGATCAACCTCGCGGACTCCCGGGCGACGCTCGCCTCTGTGCTGGCGTCCGTGCTGCGCTCGGTGCCGCGAGTGGTGCTGCTCGACCTGGACCTCGGCCGGATCGGTGACGGCATCCGGCTCGTCTCGCCGCTGGCCGGGTCAGGGGTGTCGGTGGTCGTCCTCACCGACGGCCTGAGTCGTGGCACCTGGGGCGAGTGCCTGCGGCGTGGCGCCAAGGCCGTCGTACCGACGACGGGCTGTCTCGAGGACGTCCTGGCCGCGGTCGGCCGGATCCGCGACGGTCTCCCGGCCATGCCCGCGGCGGAGCGTGCGGAGCTGGTCCAGGCGGCGCTGCACGATCGTGAGGAGTGCCGGGCCCTGCGCGCCCGGCTGGCTCGACTCACCCCACGTGAGACGGAGATCCTCGGGGCGCTGATGGACGGTGCGCAGGTGCGCGACATCGCTCGCAGGTGCGTCGTCTCCGAGGCGACGGTGCGCACGCAGGTCAAGTCGATCCTGGCGAAGCTGGAGGTGCGCTCGCAGGTCGCGGCCGTGGGCGCCGCCTCCAGGGTGGGCTGGCACCCGCCCGGCGCCGACTGGAACCGCGCCAGCTGA